The following proteins are encoded in a genomic region of Sorangiineae bacterium MSr12523:
- the thiL gene encoding thiamine-phosphate kinase — MRSGEFATILRLKERFRSDNAAGILLGIGDDAAVLEHVAAKASHKLVWTIDEQVEKTHFRRDLAGWIDIGWRSFMAAASDLAAMGAEPWCALSALSLPADFEDEDLDALARGQQAAALRLGTSIVGGNLTRGEVVTVTTTLLGTAEKPMLRNAAQAGDGIWVAGRVGLAAAGLFALERRLHDDRLDGVKEAWLRPWARIGEGRHAAGRAKALVDVSDGLAQDVGHIAEASGVRAVFDEGALREHAKRTGLDSIGELVLVDPLELMLAGGEDYALAAASEVPLEGFWRAGTFVEGQGVALKRTTGRERELFELGFDHFRSRM; from the coding sequence GTGCGCTCGGGCGAATTTGCGACCATTTTGCGGCTGAAAGAGCGATTTCGTTCGGACAACGCTGCGGGGATTCTGCTCGGCATCGGCGACGATGCGGCGGTGCTCGAGCACGTGGCGGCGAAGGCCTCGCACAAGCTGGTGTGGACCATCGACGAACAGGTGGAAAAGACGCACTTCCGTCGCGATCTCGCGGGCTGGATCGACATTGGCTGGCGCTCGTTCATGGCCGCCGCCAGCGATCTGGCCGCGATGGGGGCCGAACCTTGGTGCGCGTTGAGCGCACTGTCGCTGCCGGCGGACTTCGAGGACGAGGACCTCGATGCCCTCGCACGCGGGCAGCAGGCGGCGGCGTTGCGCCTGGGAACGAGCATCGTGGGCGGGAATTTGACCCGCGGCGAGGTGGTCACGGTCACGACGACTTTGCTGGGCACCGCAGAGAAGCCGATGCTGCGCAATGCCGCGCAGGCGGGCGATGGCATTTGGGTGGCGGGGCGCGTGGGGCTGGCGGCGGCCGGGCTTTTCGCGCTCGAGCGGCGCCTGCACGACGATCGGCTCGACGGCGTGAAGGAGGCGTGGCTGCGACCTTGGGCACGCATCGGCGAAGGCCGGCACGCCGCGGGCCGCGCAAAAGCGCTGGTGGACGTGTCGGACGGGCTCGCGCAGGACGTGGGACACATCGCCGAAGCCAGCGGGGTGCGCGCGGTGTTCGACGAGGGCGCGCTGCGCGAGCATGCCAAGCGCACCGGGCTCGATTCCATCGGGGAACTCGTGCTGGTGGATCCTTTGGAGCTGATGTTGGCTGGGGGCGAGGACTATGCCTTGGCGGCCGCCAGTGAGGTGCCGCTCGAGGGCTTCTGGCGTGCGGGGACGTTCGTGGAAGGGCAGGGGGTCGCCTTGAAGCGAACCACCGGTCGAGAACGCGAGCTGTTCGAGCTGGGGTTCGATCACTTCCGTTCGCGCATGTAA
- a CDS encoding aldo/keto reductase, producing the protein MKTSLDTYRQLGESGLFVSPLCLGAMSFGEEWGWGANEADSLKIIDRYIDAGGNFIDTADVYTNGTSERFVGKALAGRRDKVVLATKASLNFRVKDPNAGGNSRKHLTRALDGSLERLGTDYVDLFWVHMHDGVTPLHETLRAVDDAVRAGKIRYVGLSNYPARKIVEWQLLARQHGLTPAIGAQYEYNLLTRGIEIEHAPTFAEFGIGQVPWGPLAQGVLSGKYTRENRRPSDTNRADGELTQKRLTEKAFDVIDVLGTVARELGESYARVALTWLRAQPTVVSPIVGTHRQAQLDDLIGSLSIELGPAHLSKLDEASRVDYPYPFWPTPLEFLNQKTRGGLNTVPWRQ; encoded by the coding sequence ATGAAAACCAGCCTGGATACGTACCGGCAGCTCGGTGAGAGCGGCCTGTTCGTCAGCCCGTTGTGCCTCGGGGCCATGAGCTTCGGCGAAGAATGGGGATGGGGCGCCAACGAGGCGGACTCGTTGAAGATCATCGACCGCTACATCGACGCGGGCGGAAACTTCATCGACACGGCGGACGTCTACACCAACGGCACGAGCGAGCGCTTCGTCGGAAAAGCGCTCGCGGGGCGCCGCGACAAAGTGGTGCTCGCGACCAAGGCGTCGCTGAATTTCCGCGTGAAGGATCCCAACGCGGGCGGCAACTCGCGCAAGCATCTGACGCGCGCGCTCGATGGGAGCCTCGAGCGGCTGGGCACCGACTACGTCGATCTGTTCTGGGTGCACATGCACGACGGCGTCACGCCGCTGCACGAGACATTGCGCGCCGTCGACGATGCGGTGCGGGCGGGGAAGATTCGCTACGTCGGGCTCTCGAACTACCCGGCGCGCAAGATCGTCGAGTGGCAGCTGCTCGCGCGGCAGCACGGACTGACGCCGGCGATCGGCGCGCAGTACGAGTACAACTTGCTCACGCGCGGCATCGAGATCGAGCACGCGCCGACGTTCGCGGAGTTCGGCATCGGGCAAGTGCCCTGGGGCCCGCTCGCGCAAGGTGTGCTCAGCGGGAAATACACGCGCGAGAACCGCCGCCCCAGCGACACGAACCGCGCTGACGGCGAGCTCACGCAAAAGCGGCTCACCGAGAAAGCCTTCGACGTGATCGACGTTCTCGGTACCGTGGCGCGCGAGCTCGGCGAGAGCTACGCGCGCGTCGCGCTCACGTGGCTGCGCGCGCAGCCGACGGTGGTCTCGCCCATCGTGGGAACCCATCGCCAAGCGCAGCTCGACGACCTCATTGGGTCGCTATCCATCGAGCTCGGGCCGGCGCACCTGTCCAAGTTGGACGAGGCAAGCCGCGTGGACTACCCCTACCCCTTCTGGCCGACGCCGCTCGAGTTCCTCAATCAAAAGACGCGCGGCGGCCTAAACACCGTGCCCTGGCGTCAGTAG
- a CDS encoding M48 family metallopeptidase — protein MAQLPELDFKAYVEKKRAERAGGGPETSGHEYAYISDRQTRAAFERMKAVELAVQSTVRVFKQVGKGQLLGNAVKVSERQFPRIGRIVESCAETLHIQAPTVYIVNSPVLNAATYGTNDDAFIMVHSALIDHYTDDELLTVIGHECGHIHNQHVVYLTALHYLTHAAGALLRVVGWALEPALIALRAWSRRAEITSDRAGMLCGKSDAVAARALTKLALGSKKLYEEFNLDAFLEQYEEGKNDTVGRYMEVFATHPWLPKRVLAMRVFAESELYRKAAGLGTGGIAMSEVDDRVLALLKGDA, from the coding sequence ATGGCCCAACTACCCGAGCTCGATTTCAAGGCCTACGTCGAAAAAAAGAGAGCAGAACGCGCGGGCGGCGGGCCTGAGACGAGCGGGCACGAATACGCCTACATCTCCGATCGTCAAACGCGCGCCGCCTTCGAGCGGATGAAGGCGGTCGAACTCGCGGTGCAAAGCACCGTTCGCGTCTTCAAGCAGGTCGGCAAGGGACAGCTGCTCGGAAACGCGGTCAAGGTTTCCGAGCGGCAGTTCCCGCGCATCGGCCGCATCGTCGAATCGTGCGCCGAGACGCTGCACATCCAGGCGCCAACCGTCTACATCGTCAACAGCCCCGTGCTGAACGCGGCGACGTACGGCACGAACGACGATGCCTTCATCATGGTGCACTCGGCGCTCATCGATCACTACACCGACGACGAGCTGCTCACGGTCATCGGTCACGAGTGCGGGCACATTCACAACCAGCACGTGGTCTACCTCACGGCGCTGCATTACCTGACGCATGCGGCGGGCGCGCTGCTCCGCGTGGTGGGCTGGGCGCTCGAGCCCGCGCTCATTGCCCTGCGGGCCTGGTCGCGCCGCGCGGAAATCACGAGCGATCGCGCGGGCATGCTCTGCGGCAAGAGCGACGCCGTGGCCGCCCGCGCATTGACGAAGTTGGCGCTGGGCTCGAAGAAGCTCTACGAGGAGTTCAACCTCGACGCCTTCCTGGAGCAGTACGAAGAGGGAAAGAACGACACCGTCGGCCGCTACATGGAGGTGTTCGCCACGCACCCTTGGCTGCCCAAGCGCGTGCTGGCGATGCGCGTTTTCGCCGAGAGTGAGCTGTATCGGAAGGCCGCGGGCCTGGGCACGGGCGGCATCGCCATGAGCGAAGTCGACGATCGCGTGCTCGCCCTCCTCAAGGGAGACGCCTGA
- a CDS encoding peroxiredoxin: MLSEGDKAPNFKLESDLGKSFELKDFRGQILVLYFYPKDNTPGCTREAQAFNDAAKKFAKAGAQVVGVSKDSIKSHGNFREKYGLSFPLLSDPDLTLHNAFGAYGEKNMYGKKVMGTIRSTFIIDGKGKIVRAFPNVKVDGHAEAVLDAIKQLK; this comes from the coding sequence ATGCTTAGCGAAGGCGACAAAGCTCCCAATTTCAAGCTCGAGAGCGATCTCGGCAAATCTTTCGAGCTGAAGGACTTCCGAGGGCAGATCCTCGTCCTCTACTTCTACCCGAAGGATAACACCCCCGGCTGCACCCGCGAGGCACAAGCCTTCAACGACGCTGCCAAGAAATTCGCGAAGGCGGGGGCGCAGGTGGTGGGCGTCTCCAAAGACTCGATCAAGAGCCACGGCAACTTCCGCGAAAAATACGGGCTCAGCTTCCCGTTGCTGAGCGATCCGGATCTGACCTTGCACAACGCCTTTGGCGCCTACGGCGAGAAGAACATGTACGGGAAGAAGGTGATGGGCACCATCCGCAGCACCTTCATCATCGATGGGAAGGGCAAGATCGTTCGAGCCTTCCCCAACGTAAAGGTCGATGGTCACGCCGAAGCCGTACTCGACGCGATCAAGCAACTGAAATAA
- a CDS encoding dynamin family protein, producing the protein MTTQGDSMEDALELFQKRQNEVTGALEELSSVARAVGAKSLNERIGRDLVRKLAEDRFHLVVVGEFNHGKSTFVNALLGHAALPVGVTPTTAAIHHLRYADQPEATVVFSDGRRESFPFEQVRRFSVGGDSHPDEVDFLEVGYPAPLLKERILLVDTPGVNDLSLQRADITYSYIPRADAVLFLLDAGQILKESERVFLQDKLLKASRDKIVFVITKWDLLNKDEQGEALGYAKEQLAKLIKDPVVFPVSAEESLVRAEKGETGPETSGMPELVTHLTRFLAEERGRILLDNALGEGLNVVKLLQKGIDARARAIAMKSEDLARRIETLTRDLQGQAGTIEQRRVQIKEEVAGIKASARKDLERFVDDVIRQLPNVVDSAKGEDLKQYLPSFLSDTFQRWAEAETKEIATALEALAEKTVALVKEDAHESAKRIAETMGTGEVKKLDVQVDTFRYDMGIAALFTVGIGVMFANVLLGGLLALAAPILALALRGRFEGEYRKKALEQAPEVLRAAAAKVGPKIDEMVDDFAQKLDTWVVTAGEELHREVLEVLKNTEDARKSGLKDEAAAKKEVEEQNARLGAAETRITTMRTELWTPAPAKEPDAERVRVADSDLN; encoded by the coding sequence ATGACCACGCAAGGAGACTCGATGGAAGACGCGCTCGAGCTGTTCCAAAAAAGGCAAAACGAAGTCACTGGTGCGCTGGAAGAACTGAGCAGTGTGGCGCGCGCGGTGGGCGCAAAAAGCCTGAACGAGCGCATCGGGCGCGATCTGGTGCGCAAGCTCGCGGAAGATCGCTTTCACCTGGTCGTCGTGGGCGAGTTCAACCACGGCAAATCGACCTTCGTGAATGCACTCCTGGGGCATGCGGCCCTTCCCGTGGGCGTCACGCCGACCACGGCGGCGATTCACCACTTGCGCTATGCGGACCAGCCGGAGGCCACCGTGGTCTTCAGCGACGGCCGGCGGGAGTCGTTTCCCTTCGAGCAGGTGCGGCGTTTCTCGGTGGGGGGCGATTCGCACCCCGACGAGGTCGACTTCCTCGAGGTGGGCTACCCGGCGCCGCTTCTCAAAGAGCGCATTTTGCTGGTGGATACGCCAGGCGTGAACGATCTGTCGCTTCAGCGCGCGGACATCACCTACAGCTACATCCCGCGCGCGGACGCGGTGCTGTTCCTGCTCGATGCGGGGCAGATCCTCAAGGAAAGCGAGCGCGTGTTCCTGCAGGACAAGCTGCTCAAGGCCTCGCGGGACAAGATCGTCTTCGTCATCACGAAGTGGGATCTGTTGAACAAGGACGAACAAGGCGAAGCGCTCGGGTATGCCAAGGAGCAGCTCGCGAAGTTGATCAAGGACCCGGTGGTCTTTCCGGTCAGCGCCGAGGAGTCGCTCGTGCGCGCGGAGAAGGGTGAGACCGGCCCCGAGACGAGCGGCATGCCCGAACTGGTGACGCACCTGACGCGGTTCCTCGCGGAGGAGCGCGGGCGCATCCTGCTCGACAACGCCCTGGGCGAAGGGCTCAACGTGGTGAAGCTCCTGCAAAAGGGCATCGACGCACGGGCGCGGGCCATCGCCATGAAGAGCGAGGACCTCGCACGGCGCATCGAGACGCTCACCAGGGATCTCCAGGGCCAAGCCGGGACCATCGAGCAGCGACGGGTGCAGATCAAGGAGGAGGTCGCGGGCATCAAGGCGTCCGCACGCAAGGACCTCGAGCGGTTCGTCGACGACGTGATCCGCCAGCTTCCCAACGTGGTGGACAGCGCCAAGGGCGAAGATCTGAAGCAGTACCTGCCGTCATTCCTCTCGGACACGTTCCAGCGCTGGGCCGAGGCCGAGACGAAGGAGATCGCCACGGCGCTGGAGGCACTGGCCGAGAAGACCGTGGCGCTCGTGAAGGAAGACGCGCACGAGAGCGCCAAGCGCATCGCGGAAACGATGGGCACGGGCGAGGTGAAGAAGCTCGACGTGCAGGTCGACACGTTCCGCTACGACATGGGCATCGCGGCCCTGTTCACCGTGGGCATCGGCGTGATGTTCGCCAATGTGCTTCTCGGTGGGTTGCTCGCCCTGGCCGCGCCGATCCTGGCGCTGGCGCTTCGAGGGCGCTTCGAGGGCGAGTACCGCAAGAAGGCGCTGGAGCAAGCGCCCGAGGTGCTGCGCGCAGCCGCCGCGAAGGTGGGCCCGAAGATCGACGAGATGGTGGACGACTTCGCGCAGAAGCTGGACACCTGGGTCGTAACGGCGGGCGAGGAGCTTCACCGCGAGGTGCTCGAGGTTCTCAAGAACACCGAGGACGCGCGCAAGAGCGGCTTGAAGGACGAAGCGGCGGCCAAGAAGGAGGTCGAGGAGCAGAACGCACGCCTCGGCGCCGCCGAAACGCGCATCACCACCATGCGCACGGAGCTATGGACGCCGGCGCCAGCCAAGGAGCCCGACGCGGAACGGGTGCGCGTCGCCGACAGCGACTTGAATTGA
- a CDS encoding MBL fold metallo-hydrolase, whose product MRVSWLAVSLSLGSFGSICMAACSKEPPAPAPAVSSSPAASVSATASASPLPSEGAKDNFATSKGDLRVVPIHHGSLAFEFRGKVIYVDPADADFSGRPKADYIFVTDIHPDHQDPKVIELLKKEGTVLVGPPAVGEKTPLTVTLKNGETKDFELFSVATVPMYNLKRGPAPGKLFHDKGRGDGYIFTFGEKRVYVSGDTECTPEMRALKDIDVAFVCMNLPYTMTPAEAAECVNAFKPKVVYPYHYRESKLSEFEAPVRAGGSSEIRLRTWY is encoded by the coding sequence ATGCGCGTCTCTTGGTTGGCGGTCTCGCTCTCGCTTGGCTCATTTGGCTCGATCTGCATGGCGGCTTGCTCGAAGGAGCCGCCCGCACCGGCGCCCGCGGTGTCGTCGTCGCCGGCGGCTTCGGTTTCGGCGACGGCATCGGCTTCGCCGCTCCCCAGCGAGGGCGCCAAAGATAACTTCGCGACCTCCAAGGGCGACCTGCGCGTGGTGCCCATTCACCATGGGTCGCTGGCGTTCGAGTTCCGCGGAAAGGTCATCTACGTCGACCCCGCGGATGCGGATTTCAGCGGCCGCCCGAAGGCGGACTACATCTTCGTCACGGACATCCACCCGGACCACCAGGATCCGAAGGTGATCGAGCTGCTGAAGAAGGAGGGGACGGTGCTCGTGGGGCCGCCCGCGGTGGGCGAGAAGACGCCGCTCACGGTGACGTTGAAGAACGGCGAGACGAAGGACTTCGAGCTATTTTCCGTGGCGACGGTGCCCATGTACAACTTGAAGCGCGGTCCTGCGCCGGGGAAGCTCTTTCACGACAAGGGGCGGGGCGATGGGTACATCTTCACCTTCGGCGAGAAGCGCGTTTACGTGTCGGGCGATACCGAGTGCACGCCGGAGATGCGCGCGTTGAAAGACATCGACGTGGCGTTCGTCTGTATGAATCTTCCTTATACGATGACGCCCGCGGAGGCGGCGGAGTGCGTGAACGCGTTCAAGCCCAAAGTGGTCTATCCGTACCACTACCGAGAATCGAAGCTGTCCGAGTTCGAAGCCCCGGTTCGCGCTGGCGGCTCCAGCGAGATTCGTCTTCGCACCTGGTACTGA
- a CDS encoding GTPase domain-containing protein — MQLNFAAREVTIKLVYYGPALSGKTTNLRALHGLTATESRGRLMTLETRDDRTLFFDMLPLVFETPLGLSLRVKVFTVPGQVIHGSTRRLVLQGADGVAFIADSQLTETENNAASFLDLRANMKDLGVRLRETPLIIQFNKRDLGSIRSDTEIADLARRGREPVFKASAVRGDGVLESFFGLLSLTWSKLDSEHQLARTLGIEASAFLPMAAQQLGYTGNVQTLLSTCVGGSLDFPRSEPRP, encoded by the coding sequence GTGCAGCTCAATTTCGCCGCCCGTGAGGTCACCATCAAGCTCGTCTACTACGGTCCCGCTCTCAGCGGGAAGACGACGAACCTCCGCGCGCTGCATGGCCTGACCGCCACGGAGAGCCGCGGGCGGCTGATGACGCTGGAAACGCGCGACGATCGCACGCTGTTTTTCGACATGCTCCCGCTCGTTTTCGAGACGCCGTTGGGTCTTAGTTTGCGGGTCAAAGTCTTTACGGTTCCGGGGCAGGTGATCCACGGCTCGACGCGCCGCCTGGTGCTGCAGGGCGCCGATGGCGTGGCCTTCATCGCCGACTCCCAACTGACCGAAACGGAGAACAACGCGGCTTCATTCCTCGATCTTCGTGCCAACATGAAGGACCTGGGCGTGCGGCTTCGCGAAACACCGCTGATCATCCAGTTCAACAAGCGCGACCTCGGAAGCATTCGCTCCGATACGGAAATCGCGGATCTGGCCCGCCGCGGACGCGAGCCCGTCTTCAAGGCGTCGGCCGTGCGTGGCGATGGGGTGCTGGAATCGTTTTTCGGCCTCCTCAGTCTGACGTGGTCCAAGCTCGATTCGGAGCACCAGCTGGCGCGCACCTTGGGAATCGAGGCCAGCGCCTTCCTGCCCATGGCCGCCCAGCAGCTTGGCTACACTGGAAATGTGCAGACGCTGCTGTCGACCTGCGTGGGTGGTTCGCTGGATTTTCCGCGATCGGAGCCCCGCCCATGA
- a CDS encoding ATP-binding protein, which produces MSAPSPRDTKVELPESEDGPPTSRDPLLPLASTPDLASSAERDAASLTNVASLLPGMPRTLGKGLILDTVPHVPPQPQSASPRADDGDGVHLEELVARESLAELCTSFFGLFGIPVRVFSSEGVLLADASREHEICAYLGSLPRAGALCAGTVSAAKSLDPESARRATGVTHACFSGNAYRIVGIDYEGRRIGRLILGPYLPSGVTEVPPSLLHADPDVSPTRARALLNKVPRAKEETVTRMAHHLKCALDLVLWSGHKAMLTSQMHLASVRESYRELEEKTRRLQDAYDRLRELDRLKSSFLATVSHELRTPLTSIIGYSEMLTEGIAGELGQEQKEFVVTIHDKGEQLLALITSLLDLSKLESGSLNIHIVPTSVQALFEAVVSTLSPSARRKSIELSIEVEPDVRELKADAERLRQVFVNLVDNAIKFTPEGGKVRLLARNLGVDSRDPDVTGFALLAPAQMRVELRVVDTGIGVPAAERTRVFDAFYQVDSSSTREYGGTGLGLSIVKRLVDAHGGTIHIEDNVPQGTVFVVRLPSVASFGDSTDDVGGKL; this is translated from the coding sequence ATGAGCGCGCCGTCGCCGCGAGATACCAAAGTGGAGCTGCCGGAGTCGGAGGACGGACCGCCGACGTCGCGCGATCCGCTGCTGCCGCTGGCCTCGACGCCGGACTTGGCGTCATCGGCAGAACGCGATGCGGCGTCGCTCACGAATGTGGCCTCGCTGCTGCCGGGCATGCCGCGGACGTTGGGCAAGGGGCTCATCCTCGATACCGTGCCGCACGTACCACCACAGCCGCAGTCAGCGAGCCCGCGCGCGGACGATGGCGACGGTGTGCACCTCGAGGAGCTGGTCGCACGCGAGAGCCTAGCGGAGCTGTGCACCAGTTTTTTCGGGTTGTTCGGCATCCCGGTGCGCGTTTTTTCGAGCGAGGGGGTGCTGCTCGCCGACGCCTCGCGCGAGCACGAGATTTGTGCCTACCTCGGTTCGCTGCCGCGGGCGGGCGCGCTTTGCGCGGGCACCGTGAGCGCGGCCAAGTCCCTGGATCCGGAGTCCGCGCGCCGGGCGACGGGGGTGACGCACGCGTGCTTCAGCGGCAATGCGTACCGCATCGTGGGCATCGACTACGAGGGGCGTCGCATCGGGCGCTTGATCCTCGGGCCGTATCTGCCGTCGGGTGTGACCGAGGTGCCGCCGTCGCTGCTCCACGCCGACCCGGACGTGTCGCCCACCCGGGCGCGCGCGCTCTTGAACAAGGTGCCGCGCGCCAAGGAGGAGACGGTCACGCGGATGGCGCACCATCTCAAGTGCGCGCTCGATCTGGTGCTCTGGAGCGGCCACAAGGCGATGCTCACGAGCCAGATGCACCTGGCCAGCGTGCGCGAGAGCTACCGCGAGCTCGAGGAGAAGACGCGGCGGTTGCAGGATGCGTACGACCGGCTGCGCGAGCTCGATCGACTCAAGTCGAGCTTCCTCGCGACGGTGAGCCACGAGCTGCGCACCCCGCTGACGAGCATCATCGGCTACAGCGAAATGCTGACGGAGGGCATCGCCGGCGAGCTGGGGCAGGAGCAAAAGGAGTTCGTGGTCACCATCCACGACAAAGGCGAGCAGCTCCTCGCGCTCATCACGAGCCTGCTCGATTTGTCCAAGCTGGAGAGTGGCTCGCTGAACATTCACATCGTGCCCACGTCGGTGCAGGCGCTCTTCGAGGCGGTGGTGTCCACGCTTTCGCCGTCGGCGCGTCGCAAGTCGATCGAGCTGTCCATCGAGGTGGAGCCCGACGTACGGGAGCTCAAGGCCGATGCCGAGCGGCTGCGGCAAGTGTTCGTGAACCTGGTCGACAACGCCATCAAGTTCACGCCGGAGGGCGGCAAGGTGCGGCTTCTGGCGCGCAACCTCGGCGTGGACTCGCGCGATCCCGACGTGACCGGCTTTGCCTTGCTGGCACCCGCGCAGATGCGGGTCGAGCTGCGCGTGGTCGACACGGGCATCGGCGTGCCGGCGGCGGAGCGCACGCGGGTGTTCGACGCATTTTACCAGGTCGATTCGTCGTCGACGCGCGAGTACGGCGGCACGGGGCTGGGTCTGTCGATCGTGAAGCGGCTGGTCGATGCCCACGGGGGGACCATTCACATCGAGGACAACGTTCCCCAAGGTACGGTGTTCGTGGTGCGTCTTCCGTCGGTGGCGAGCTTCGGCGACAGCACGGACGACGTCGGCGGCAAACTTTAG